The DNA sequence GATGCTGGCTCGGTAAACGAGGAAACTCGGTTAAAGTACCGTTATCTAGATTTGCGGCGTTCCTATGAGCAACATGCAATTCGCTTGCGTGCTAAGGTTTCACAGGCTGCCCGTCGAGTGCTTGATGGTCATGACTTTGTGGAAATTGAAACGCCAACACTGATTCGTTCGACGCCGGAAGGCGCACGTGATTTTATTGTGCCAGCTCGCTTGGCTCCAGGATCGTGGTATGCGTTGCCTCAGTCTCCTCAGCTATTTAAGCAATTATTGATGGTCGCTGGTATGGAGCGTTACTATCAGATTGCACGTTGCTACCGTGATGAAGATTTCCGCGCGGATCGGCAACCTGAGTTCACTCAGCTTGATGTGGAAATGAGCTTTGTGGAACAAGAAGACGTGATGGCTGTTGCGGAAGACGTATTGCGTGAGATCTGGGGTTTAATCGGTTACAAACTTAATACGCCAATCCCACATATGACGTACAAAGATGCCATGGAAAACTATGGTTCGGATAAGCCTGATCTGCGTTTTGAGCAAAAGCTGGTTGATCTAACCGAGTATTTCAAAGACACTCCGTTCCGTGTGTTCCAAAACGAATACGTTGGTGCTGTTGTCATGCCTGGTGGTGCTTCACAGCCACGCCGTACATTTGATAAGTGGCAAGAATGGGCCAGGGCACGAGGCGCTAAGGGGCTAGCTTACGTCACCATAGCTGAAGACGGAACAATCGGTGGTCCTGTTGCGAAGAATATTTCAGATGCCGAGCGCGAAGGCCTGATGGCTATCACCGGAGCTAACAAGGGCGATTGTATTTTCTTTGCTGCGGGTGAACCAGGTGCATCGCGTGAGCTTCTCGGGGCAGCACGCTTGGAGATTGGTAAGCGTTGTGGCTTGATCAATGAAGATGACTGGGCGTTCGTGTGGGTTGTTGATGCTCCACTCTTTAAGAGCACAAAGGCAGCCGAAGCTGAAGGAGATGTTGCAGTTGCTGATGGTGCATGGACTGCGGTGCACCACGCATTTACATCGCCAAAGCCAGAGTGTCTCGATAAGTTTGATCAAGATCCTGGCAATGCGCTAGCTTATGCTTACGATATCGTCTGTAACGGTAACGAAATTGGTGGCGGCTCTATTCGTATTCACCGTCGTGACGTACAAGAACGCGTTTTCAAAGTCATGGGGTTGAATGCTGAGCAGGCTCAAGAGAAGTTTGGTTTCCTATTAGATGCGTTCAAGTTCGGAGCACCGCCGCATGGTGGAATTGCTTTTGGCTGGGACCGTATCGTTGCCTTGCTAACGAAAGCACCATCGATCCGTGACGTTATTGCATTCCCGAAGATTGGCAATGGTTGGGACCCGATGACTGACGCTCCAGCGCCTATTACGCCACAACAGCGTAAAGAGGCTGGCGTGGATGCTAAGCCAAAGAAGAAGGAAGAAGTAAACACGCCCAACGATGGTCGCGTAGAAAAGGCCGAAACAAAGTAGTAACATTTTCAATTACTGGTGTTTGGCGCGCGTCACCTGCGCGCCAAACACCATAGTAAACGATTATGTTGAGGACAAAGATGACGAAAAAACGGTTAGCGATTTTTGGATCTATCGGCGTGTTGGGTGTGTTTATTATTGCAACACTCACATTCGTTGGGTATTTCGCGATCTCCGGTAGGGCACTGCCTCACACCCACGTTGGTGAACTCAATGTTGGCGGAATGAGTAAAGCAGAGATAGAAGCGAAGCTGAAGTCTAATGCAACAACAATAACAGCCGACATTAGTGGAGACGGAGTCAATCAAGTAACCGCTAACCTTGCTTCAATGGGAGCCGAAATTAATACCTCTAAAACAGCTCAACAGGCTGTTGACGAGCGTCGTTCTGCGTTCGGCTATCTTTCGTCAATCTTTTCTTCGTCGAGAATCGATCCCGTTCTTACCTTCGCTGATGAGAGTACGCTGGCTGATTTCGCGTACTCGTTAACGGAAGGTCAGAATTCTCAAGCAATCCCAACGGAACCGAAAATTGAAGCCCAGGATGGCGTTTTTTCGGTAATTCCTGGCACCGATGGTCATGGAGTTTCTGTTGATGAAATTAAACGAGTAGCAAAAGCTCTTGCAACGGCGCAAAAAAGTTTGCCTATCACGGTCACAACAACCGAGCTAAAAGCTTTGGCATCTACTGAGCAGTTAGAAAAAGTTGCAGATCGTGCAAATCAACTAATCGATGACGAAGTATCCATCACAGTAGGTGATGATGTTATCACCGCTGATGCGCCCACAAAAGCTTCATGGGTTACTTTCGATGACGATGATTTGCAACTCAATAAAGAGACTGTGACTGCTTGGGTCACTGAAAATACGAAGGAAGCTGAAGGCGAAGAAGTAGTCGGAGTCCGGTATAAGAACTCAGCAGGTGACGTCATTCGTGTTGCCACTGAGCCGGTTGGGAAGCGGACAGTCAGTAATCTTGATGATGTTGTTTCAATAATTATTGATGGGATGAATGCGCAAACGCCCGTTTCTGCATCAATTACTATCACCGAAGGTGAAAAGCAGTGGGAAGACCGTCTAATTGCACCGGGCGCTGAGGAGCTTGCCTATCCTGCAGCCGAGGGTGAAAAGTGGATTGATGTTAACCTTTCAAACTTTACCGTCGTAGGATATGAGGGCGCTAAAGCTGTTGTCGGGCCAATTTTGCTCGTTCCTGGAGCTACTGATACACCGACGGTTACTGGAACATTCAAAGTGTGGCACAAGATGGAAAAGCAAACTATGCGGGGAACTAATCTTGATGGTACGCCATACGAGACCAAAGACGTTCCATGGATTATGTATTTCCACGGTGACTACGCCATACACGGAGCGCCTTGGTTCAAGACATTTGGCTATCACGCTGGAGCCTATGGCTCACACGGCTGTGTTAATATCGCTGTTGATGACGCTCACACGTTGTATGACTGGGCCCCAATGGGAACAGTTGTGGTATCACACTACTAAAATAGGCAGATGGATTAGGCTTCATCTTCATGTTCTGTAGTCCGTTTTGGACGCTCAGCGTAGTTAACGAATGGCGTGACATCACCCCGGTGTATCATGTAGAAGATAGTAATGTTGGTGTTATTTTAGGGCTAAAGGATAATGTACTAACGCTTACTATTGCTGGTGATATCGAACCTGCGATAAAACATATTAGTTATATTCAGCGGACATTTGCTCGCCCATCATTAACGCTAATGACTCAACAAATCGCAGACGCATTACCCACTGATATCAAAGAATATCTAGGTCCTTCATTTGGCTGGGCATGGGATTTTTATTATGTTAATAAACCTTTAAACCCAGTTCACAGTTCCCACGATGTGGTTGAGGTAGCCCTAGGAAGTTCCAGAATAGCATCCTATCGGGACGAGATTTTTCAGGTCTTGGAAATGTCAAATCCCATTTCCGATGCTCTAGATTTCTTCGACTCGCTTTCGTGGTTTACTATTTTTTCCGATGACCGAATCGTAGCTGTTTTAGGATATGAAGAGCGTGAAGGGTGTGCTTATCTTCACGGATTAGGTACCCATCCGGACTATCGTCAGCACGGATATGGCGGAGCTGTGATGGTGGGCGCGGTTAACCAGCTCCTTAAGCGTAATACAAGTGTTCAGTTTGGTATGTGGGCATGGAATAATAATGCACGACGTCTTTATCGAAGGCTAGGCATCACTCACGGGGGTGCTCTCATCCATGCCCAACGGCAAGCTTTCAAAGAACTTGGTTAGTGACGTATCCCGAATCGGTTATAGAGTTTGCGTAGTGGAGCAGGCGACCACCAATTCCACTTTCCTAAGATAGTCATGGTTGCCGGAACTAGTAAGAGCCTGACAAATGTAGCATCAACGATCACAATCAGCGCCAGTACAACACCAATCTGTTTTACTGCTATGAGATCTCCGAATACAAAGCCGATAAATACCGCAATAATAATGGCGGCGGCTGAAGTAATTATTCGCCCAGATCTTTGTAGTCCATGTTCTACAGCAAGATCGTTAGGCTCACCGGCGTCCCAGTACTCTTTTATCCGAGCCAATAAAAATACTTCGTAGTCCATAGCAAGCCCAAAACCGAATGCAACAGCGGAAGCTACAACGAAAGTTTCAAGGCCTTGTGTTTGCGGCAGACCAAACCAGCCATGTTGGAAAATGAAAGCGCCTCCGCCAAGACCAGCCAGCAAGGACAAGCTGTTAATGAATAGCGCAGTAAATGGAGCTATGACTGAGCCTGTCATAAAGAACAGCAAAATAATCACTGCCAACGCGACTATTCCTAGCGCCAACGGAGCATCGACCCTATTTGAAGAGTTGAAGTCCATCTGTAACGCTGCTGCGCCTCCAACATAGTACGGATAATCGAGCTGGAGCTCTCGTATTTCTTTGACAACGTTAGTGACCTTCGGTCCTACTGGATCGGCGGAATCGACGTCGAACCCGATAAGTATGCCATCGTTTATTTCGATTGGGGTTCGAACATTGGTCACATCGGGGAATGACTCAATCCATTCTGTCAGGGCAGAGGCATTGCGTTCATCAGTTTTTGCAAAGACGGTGCCTTCCGGTGTTGAGAATGCAGGGAATTCTTGCTCAACAACCTCGAACACCTCTTTTTCGCGAGAGTCGCTTGGCAAGTATTCGATGAAATTCGAGCGCAATGTCATCGTAAATACTGGTGCTGCGATAATTGCAAGGAGCGCGAACACCGAGACCATGACAGGCCATGGTCGGCGGTGTACCCATCGGGCCAAGGAAGAAAAAGCGCCGCTATCAGAAGTGGCGTCACCAAAGTGGGTAAAGAGAGTCCGTAAAATCGGTAGCTTTGATAATTTCGTAGGACCAACGATCTTGGTACCGGCTAGTACTATAAGTGCTGGGACAAGGGTAATTGCGCTGGCTACAGCCAAAATAGTAACGATAACCCCGCCTACTGCAATCATTCGTAGCATAGGGGCATTCATAACTAATAAACCACTAATCGCGAAGGCGATTGTTAGTGCAGAAAACGCGACAGTTCGTCCAGCTGTTTCGATGGTGGTTTGAACGGCGCCAACGATCTTATCTCCAAGGTTCGGAGATGAAAGATCAGTAATTCGATGTCCGATTTCTTCACGATAGCGAGAGACGATCAGTAAGCCATAATCAATTGATAATGCGAGTCCGATGAGGGTGACGATATTGAGTATGAAATTGTCTACGTTCGTGAGGAATGTGATGGTCCAAACCGCGCCCAGTCCGATGGCTATCGAAACCACTGCAGAACCTAGTGGCAAACCTGCTGCAATGATTCCACCAAATACGATGACCAGTAAAATAAGGGCTATCGGCAGTCCAACAATTTCACCAGTAATAAGGTCTTTTTCTGTCTGCTCTAAAATAGCATTTTTTGCTAGGGTAGTGGATAGGGCTCCAGCTTTGATATTGGAGTTATGGACTGATAATTTATCGCTGAATGTGGTAACAGCGTTGTTTATTTCCGCTACTGTATCGGAGTAGTGACCGGGCTCGAGAGTAATAGCGATGACGAAGTTCTGTGCTGAGGTAAATGACAGCGCGGGATTTTCAATACCTTTTGTTTGCTCGCTAGCAATATCGCGAGCTTGCTGGACGATAGTGCTTTTAACAGTTTCAGTGGTTTGCGCAATAATAGCTTGTCGGGTGCTTTCTTCGGCTACGGGACCGCCAAGAGCTCGAGCGTTTGCAAGAACGTCGGCAGAGCTTTGGAGAGCTTGCTCAATAGCAGCGTCAATAGTTGGTTGGTTATCAACTAATGCTTGGTTAACGGCGTCATCGATATTTTTTGTTATTTGTTCCCGGAATTGGGTATCGACGCTGATCGGATCATTGATCTGTGCTACGTGGGGTAAATGTT is a window from the Arcanobacterium buesumense genome containing:
- a CDS encoding MMPL family transporter translates to MFEWLGKRVTSKPKTVVVIWLLIAIISAAGAFSGFGYGNLFDRMYSSESMIPGSESDKVLEVAGAGGQGETIVVLVENISPEAALDELTQFRGNIEHLPHVAQINDPISVDTQFREQITKNIDDAVNQALVDNQPTIDAAIEQALQSSADVLANARALGGPVAEESTRQAIIAQTTETVKSTIVQQARDIASEQTKGIENPALSFTSAQNFVIAITLEPGHYSDTVAEINNAVTTFSDKLSVHNSNIKAGALSTTLAKNAILEQTEKDLITGEIVGLPIALILLVIVFGGIIAAGLPLGSAVVSIAIGLGAVWTITFLTNVDNFILNIVTLIGLALSIDYGLLIVSRYREEIGHRITDLSSPNLGDKIVGAVQTTIETAGRTVAFSALTIAFAISGLLVMNAPMLRMIAVGGVIVTILAVASAITLVPALIVLAGTKIVGPTKLSKLPILRTLFTHFGDATSDSGAFSSLARWVHRRPWPVMVSVFALLAIIAAPVFTMTLRSNFIEYLPSDSREKEVFEVVEQEFPAFSTPEGTVFAKTDERNASALTEWIESFPDVTNVRTPIEINDGILIGFDVDSADPVGPKVTNVVKEIRELQLDYPYYVGGAAALQMDFNSSNRVDAPLALGIVALAVIILLFFMTGSVIAPFTALFINSLSLLAGLGGGAFIFQHGWFGLPQTQGLETFVVASAVAFGFGLAMDYEVFLLARIKEYWDAGEPNDLAVEHGLQRSGRIITSAAAIIIAVFIGFVFGDLIAVKQIGVVLALIVIVDATFVRLLLVPATMTILGKWNWWSPAPLRKLYNRFGIRH
- the aspS gene encoding aspartate--tRNA ligase; this encodes MLRTRMAGSLRKEDIGSIVTLTGWVDRRRDHGGIAFIDLRDASGIAQVTIRAEVAHELRSEYVVKVTGTVIERPEGNANTAIPTGEIEVEATEVEVLNPSAPLPFQVSDAAEDAGSVNEETRLKYRYLDLRRSYEQHAIRLRAKVSQAARRVLDGHDFVEIETPTLIRSTPEGARDFIVPARLAPGSWYALPQSPQLFKQLLMVAGMERYYQIARCYRDEDFRADRQPEFTQLDVEMSFVEQEDVMAVAEDVLREIWGLIGYKLNTPIPHMTYKDAMENYGSDKPDLRFEQKLVDLTEYFKDTPFRVFQNEYVGAVVMPGGASQPRRTFDKWQEWARARGAKGLAYVTIAEDGTIGGPVAKNISDAEREGLMAITGANKGDCIFFAAGEPGASRELLGAARLEIGKRCGLINEDDWAFVWVVDAPLFKSTKAAEAEGDVAVADGAWTAVHHAFTSPKPECLDKFDQDPGNALAYAYDIVCNGNEIGGGSIRIHRRDVQERVFKVMGLNAEQAQEKFGFLLDAFKFGAPPHGGIAFGWDRIVALLTKAPSIRDVIAFPKIGNGWDPMTDAPAPITPQQRKEAGVDAKPKKKEEVNTPNDGRVEKAETK
- a CDS encoding GNAT family N-acetyltransferase, whose protein sequence is MFCSPFWTLSVVNEWRDITPVYHVEDSNVGVILGLKDNVLTLTIAGDIEPAIKHISYIQRTFARPSLTLMTQQIADALPTDIKEYLGPSFGWAWDFYYVNKPLNPVHSSHDVVEVALGSSRIASYRDEIFQVLEMSNPISDALDFFDSLSWFTIFSDDRIVAVLGYEEREGCAYLHGLGTHPDYRQHGYGGAVMVGAVNQLLKRNTSVQFGMWAWNNNARRLYRRLGITHGGALIHAQRQAFKELG
- a CDS encoding L,D-transpeptidase — its product is MTKKRLAIFGSIGVLGVFIIATLTFVGYFAISGRALPHTHVGELNVGGMSKAEIEAKLKSNATTITADISGDGVNQVTANLASMGAEINTSKTAQQAVDERRSAFGYLSSIFSSSRIDPVLTFADESTLADFAYSLTEGQNSQAIPTEPKIEAQDGVFSVIPGTDGHGVSVDEIKRVAKALATAQKSLPITVTTTELKALASTEQLEKVADRANQLIDDEVSITVGDDVITADAPTKASWVTFDDDDLQLNKETVTAWVTENTKEAEGEEVVGVRYKNSAGDVIRVATEPVGKRTVSNLDDVVSIIIDGMNAQTPVSASITITEGEKQWEDRLIAPGAEELAYPAAEGEKWIDVNLSNFTVVGYEGAKAVVGPILLVPGATDTPTVTGTFKVWHKMEKQTMRGTNLDGTPYETKDVPWIMYFHGDYAIHGAPWFKTFGYHAGAYGSHGCVNIAVDDAHTLYDWAPMGTVVVSHY